A region of Thiobacter sp. AK1 DNA encodes the following proteins:
- the ettA gene encoding energy-dependent translational throttle protein EttA, with product MAQYVMSMLHVSKTVPPKRQIIKDISLSFFPGAKIGLLGLNGAGKSTVLRIMAGVDKEYEGEVQWQPGISIGYLPQEPQLDPEKTVREEVEAGLGPVLEARRKLDEIYAAYAEPDADFEKLAEEQAKYEAILAAAGADLENQLDIAADALRLPPWEAKIAHLSGGEKRRVALCKLLLSKPDMLLLDEPTNHLDAESVEWLEQYLVRFPGTVVAVTHDRYFLDNAAEWILELDRGQGIPWKGNYSSWLEQKEQRLEQEQKQIDAHMKAMKQELEWVRSNPKARQAKSKARLARFNELASVEYQRRNETQEIFIPVGDRLGDQVIEFRNVSKGYGDRLLIDNLSFTVPPGAIVGIIGPNGAGKSTLFRMIIGKEKPDAGEIVIGPTVKIAAVDQTREGLENDKTVFEAISGGSDVITVGKYQTPARAYLGRFNFKGADQQKLVGNLSGGERGRLHLAKTLIAGGNVLLLDEPSNDLDVETLRALEEALLEFAGSVLVISHDRWFLDRIATHILACEGDSQWVFFAGNYHEYEADKKRRLGEEGARPKRIRYKPLTR from the coding sequence ATGGCCCAATACGTCATGTCCATGCTCCATGTGAGCAAGACCGTGCCGCCCAAGCGGCAGATCATCAAGGACATCTCCCTCTCCTTCTTCCCGGGCGCCAAGATCGGGCTATTGGGGCTCAACGGCGCCGGCAAATCCACAGTGCTGCGCATCATGGCCGGAGTGGACAAGGAATACGAGGGCGAGGTGCAGTGGCAGCCTGGCATTTCCATCGGTTATCTGCCCCAAGAACCTCAACTCGACCCGGAAAAGACCGTGCGTGAGGAGGTGGAAGCGGGTCTGGGTCCGGTGCTGGAAGCGCGCCGTAAGCTGGATGAGATCTACGCCGCGTACGCAGAGCCGGATGCAGACTTCGAAAAGCTCGCCGAGGAACAGGCCAAATACGAGGCCATTCTCGCCGCCGCTGGCGCGGACCTGGAAAACCAGTTGGACATCGCTGCCGATGCCCTGCGCCTTCCGCCCTGGGAGGCGAAGATCGCCCATTTGTCCGGGGGTGAGAAGCGGCGCGTGGCGCTGTGCAAGCTGCTATTGTCCAAGCCCGATATGCTGCTACTGGACGAGCCCACCAACCACCTGGACGCGGAATCGGTGGAGTGGCTGGAGCAGTATCTCGTGCGCTTTCCAGGCACCGTGGTGGCAGTGACCCATGACCGCTATTTCCTAGACAACGCCGCCGAGTGGATCCTGGAACTGGACCGTGGTCAGGGCATTCCCTGGAAGGGTAACTACTCGTCCTGGCTGGAACAGAAAGAGCAGCGTCTTGAACAGGAGCAAAAGCAAATCGATGCCCACATGAAGGCCATGAAACAAGAGCTGGAATGGGTGCGCAGCAATCCTAAAGCCCGTCAGGCCAAGTCCAAGGCGCGCCTGGCCCGCTTCAACGAGCTCGCTTCGGTGGAATACCAGCGCCGCAACGAAACCCAGGAAATCTTCATTCCGGTGGGCGACCGGCTGGGCGATCAGGTGATCGAATTCCGCAACGTGAGCAAGGGTTATGGAGATCGGCTGCTCATCGACAACCTTTCCTTCACCGTGCCACCTGGCGCCATCGTCGGCATCATCGGCCCCAATGGGGCTGGCAAATCCACCTTGTTCCGCATGATCATCGGCAAGGAAAAGCCGGACGCGGGTGAGATCGTCATTGGTCCAACGGTGAAAATCGCCGCCGTGGATCAAACGCGCGAGGGACTGGAAAACGACAAGACCGTGTTCGAGGCCATCTCCGGGGGCTCGGACGTGATCACAGTGGGCAAGTACCAGACGCCTGCGCGCGCCTATCTCGGCCGTTTCAACTTCAAGGGTGCCGATCAACAGAAACTGGTGGGCAATCTTTCCGGAGGCGAGCGGGGGCGCCTGCATCTGGCCAAGACCTTGATCGCCGGCGGCAACGTGTTGCTGCTGGACGAACCCTCCAACGACCTGGACGTGGAAACCTTGCGCGCGCTGGAGGAGGCGCTTCTGGAATTCGCTGGCAGCGTACTAGTGATCTCCCATGACCGATGGTTTCTGGACCGGATCGCCACCCACATCCTCGCCTGCGAGGGCGATTCCCAGTGGGTGTTCTTCGCCGGCAACTATCACGAGTACGAGGCCGACAAGAAGCGTCGCCTGGGTGAGGAAGGGGCGCGGCCCAAGCGCATCCGCTACAAGCCCCTGACGCGCTAA